A portion of the Oxynema aestuarii AP17 genome contains these proteins:
- a CDS encoding efflux RND transporter permease subunit, with amino-acid sequence MFTNFFIKRPVFASVCSLLVVLIGLVGYTRLPVQEYPTIDPPVVNVTTVYPGANPQVVETDVTETLEAEINGVEGIKTLSSVSRESVSSITVQFDLDRDIDIAAQDVRSRVDRARGNLPDEVESPIVSKQSGDASPIMWFALYSPDSSFSTLELSDYADRFVVDALETVSGVSSVIIGGERKYAMRLWIDPKKLAARQLTVLDIEQALRRENVEIPSGIVEGESSEFSVRTLGRLQTPPEYENLVIARRENGTQIRLKDVGRAEIGAESYRSFVRFNGDPAVGLGVVKISKANTLDVARGAKERMEQLAKSFPSGMSYRLAFDSSEFVDLAIEEVWSSLYLAIFLVILVIFFFLRDWRATIVPAVTIPISLIGAFSVMFFLDFSINTLTLFALTLCTGLVVDDTIVVLENIVRYIEEKNMKPLPAAFAGVGEVVFAVIATTAVLIAVFLPVGFSAGTTGRLFTEFALTIAGSVVISSFVALTLAPALSGRVLKQHGQMTGGIFHWIEASLDWIQAGYAWTLRRLMSLRLVVVLGFFASLALTAYLFGLVPQGFLPTEDRGAIFTIVRGPEGVTIDYTDRVLEQVEQVYSEVPEVRSYFTVGALARQGPGEVNQGFAFVRLKTWSERTEPGQSQQAVIGGLYPKLGAITDAFVLPIDPPALPGQGFSQPVQFVVQGTDLQKLADISAQVANKARQLPQLVNIDTDLKLNKPELTIAIDRAQAANLGISVQEISRTLQILLGGEEITNFNRGNRRYEVVVQAEDEFRANPDDIRDFYIRTQTGQLVPLSSVVTVTPSTTPPAINHYNRFRAATIEGSPAPNVSLGEALTALQQVADEIVPEDMRTALKGTSLEFKEAGQATFFIFGLALAFIFLVLAAQFESYIDPLIILLAVPLSLLGALVALLLAKIELNVYSQIGLIMLIGLSTKNSILIVEFANQRREEGLSIVKAALEAGKVRFRPILMTAFSTIFGLMPLALASGAGAASRSAIGMSVVGGMLVSTLLSLYVVPVFYTIAMKAQYRLSHRGHKEQDDRYLGDLLGEAPTEALHGYDGGRDPSSREPSEIP; translated from the coding sequence ATGTTTACCAACTTTTTCATCAAGCGTCCCGTCTTCGCGTCGGTCTGTTCGCTGTTGGTGGTCTTGATCGGACTGGTCGGCTATACCCGCCTGCCCGTCCAGGAATATCCGACCATCGACCCCCCCGTCGTCAACGTCACCACCGTCTATCCCGGGGCCAACCCCCAGGTGGTCGAGACCGACGTCACCGAAACCCTCGAAGCCGAAATTAACGGCGTCGAAGGCATTAAAACCCTCAGTTCCGTCAGTCGCGAATCGGTCAGCTCGATTACGGTGCAGTTCGACCTCGATCGCGATATCGACATTGCCGCCCAAGACGTGCGATCGCGGGTCGATCGCGCCCGGGGCAACCTCCCCGACGAAGTAGAATCGCCCATTGTCAGCAAGCAATCCGGGGACGCCTCCCCGATCATGTGGTTTGCCCTCTACAGTCCCGACAGTTCCTTCTCTACCCTCGAACTGAGCGACTACGCCGATCGCTTCGTCGTCGATGCCCTCGAAACCGTCTCCGGCGTCAGTAGCGTCATCATCGGCGGCGAGCGCAAATACGCCATGCGCCTCTGGATCGACCCCAAAAAACTCGCTGCCCGTCAGCTCACCGTTCTCGACATCGAACAAGCCCTACGCCGAGAAAACGTCGAAATTCCGAGCGGGATCGTCGAAGGGGAATCGTCGGAATTTTCCGTGCGGACCCTCGGCAGACTGCAAACCCCCCCGGAATACGAAAACCTCGTCATCGCCCGTCGCGAGAACGGCACCCAAATTCGCCTCAAAGATGTCGGACGAGCCGAAATCGGCGCCGAAAGCTATCGGTCCTTCGTGCGCTTTAACGGCGATCCTGCCGTCGGGTTGGGGGTCGTTAAAATTTCCAAAGCCAACACCCTCGACGTCGCCCGAGGGGCAAAAGAACGCATGGAACAACTCGCCAAAAGTTTTCCCTCGGGAATGAGCTACCGCTTGGCGTTCGACAGTTCCGAGTTTGTGGATTTGGCGATCGAGGAGGTCTGGTCCTCCCTATATTTGGCGATCTTCCTCGTCATCTTAGTCATCTTCTTCTTCCTACGCGACTGGCGCGCCACGATCGTTCCGGCGGTCACCATTCCCATCTCCTTGATCGGCGCCTTCAGCGTCATGTTTTTCCTCGACTTCTCGATCAACACCCTGACCCTGTTCGCCTTAACCCTCTGTACCGGGTTGGTGGTCGATGACACGATCGTCGTCCTCGAAAATATCGTGCGCTATATCGAGGAAAAAAATATGAAACCGCTTCCCGCCGCCTTCGCCGGAGTCGGGGAAGTGGTGTTTGCCGTGATCGCCACCACGGCGGTGCTGATCGCCGTGTTTCTCCCCGTCGGCTTCTCTGCAGGCACCACCGGGCGCCTGTTTACCGAATTTGCCCTGACGATCGCCGGATCCGTCGTGATCTCCTCCTTCGTCGCCTTAACCCTCGCCCCGGCCCTGTCCGGTCGCGTTCTCAAGCAACACGGGCAAATGACCGGGGGCATTTTTCACTGGATCGAAGCGAGCTTAGATTGGATACAAGCCGGGTATGCCTGGACTTTGCGCCGTTTGATGTCTTTGCGCTTGGTCGTGGTTCTCGGCTTTTTCGCCTCGTTAGCCCTGACCGCTTACCTGTTCGGACTCGTCCCCCAAGGCTTTCTCCCCACGGAAGATCGCGGCGCCATTTTTACGATCGTGCGCGGACCGGAAGGGGTGACCATCGACTACACCGATCGCGTGTTAGAACAAGTCGAACAGGTCTACAGCGAAGTGCCGGAAGTTCGCAGTTACTTTACCGTCGGCGCCCTCGCCCGCCAAGGCCCGGGAGAAGTCAATCAAGGATTTGCCTTCGTCCGCCTCAAAACCTGGTCCGAACGAACCGAACCGGGACAGTCGCAACAAGCCGTCATCGGCGGACTCTACCCGAAATTGGGGGCGATTACCGATGCCTTCGTCTTGCCGATCGACCCGCCCGCCTTACCCGGTCAGGGGTTCAGCCAACCCGTACAGTTTGTGGTGCAAGGGACCGACCTGCAGAAATTGGCCGATATTTCCGCCCAGGTGGCCAATAAAGCCAGACAACTGCCGCAATTGGTGAATATCGACACGGATTTAAAACTGAATAAACCGGAGTTGACGATCGCGATCGACCGCGCCCAAGCGGCGAATTTGGGCATTTCCGTGCAGGAAATTTCCCGAACTTTGCAAATTCTGCTCGGTGGGGAAGAAATTACCAATTTCAACCGAGGCAATCGCCGTTACGAGGTCGTCGTGCAAGCGGAGGACGAATTCCGCGCCAACCCCGATGACATTCGCGATTTTTACATTCGCACTCAAACCGGACAACTGGTTCCCCTCAGTAGCGTGGTGACCGTGACGCCGAGTACGACACCCCCGGCGATTAACCATTACAATCGCTTCCGGGCGGCGACGATCGAAGGGAGTCCGGCCCCCAATGTCAGCTTGGGGGAAGCCCTGACGGCGTTGCAGCAGGTGGCGGACGAGATCGTTCCGGAAGACATGCGAACGGCGTTAAAAGGAACGTCGTTGGAGTTTAAAGAAGCAGGTCAGGCGACGTTTTTTATCTTCGGATTGGCGTTGGCATTTATTTTTTTGGTTCTGGCGGCCCAGTTCGAGAGTTATATCGATCCGTTGATTATTTTATTGGCGGTTCCCCTGTCGTTGTTGGGGGCATTAGTGGCTTTACTGTTGGCAAAAATTGAGCTGAATGTTTACAGTCAGATCGGCTTAATTATGTTGATCGGGTTGTCTACAAAAAACTCGATTTTGATCGTGGAGTTTGCCAACCAACGGCGGGAGGAAGGGTTATCGATTGTTAAGGCGGCGTTAGAGGCGGGGAAAGTTCGTTTTCGCCCGATTTTGATGACGGCGTTTTCGACGATTTTCGGCTTGATGCCTCTGGCGCTTGCCAGTGGCGCCGGGGCCGCCAGTCGGTCGGCGATCGGGATGTCGGTGGTCGGCGGGATGTTGGTGTCTACGCTGTTAAGTTTGTACGTGGTTCCGGTGTTCTACACGATCGCCATGAAAGCGCAATATCGCCTCAGTCACCGGGGTCACAAGGAACAAGACGATCGCTATCTCGGCGACTTGTTGGGAGAGGCCCCGACCGAAGCGTTACACGGATACGACGGCGGACGAGATCCGTCGAGTCGGGAACCGTCGGAGATTCCTTAA